In a single window of the Chelonia mydas isolate rCheMyd1 chromosome 8, rCheMyd1.pri.v2, whole genome shotgun sequence genome:
- the LOC122466850 gene encoding dynein light chain Tctex-type protein 2B-like, whose amino-acid sequence MNARKPKDPKASKERVTGAKKVTFNAAGREERAASKSKPSPDAPAAGGYSPSKLQMGVETTRASEATTSDPATVSLRGLLAAQRLTKEFKNRATMKNKSRLQISRHKPITIISEKIPVSSAIPKEKFSCGRAEELLREYLPTKLTNVTYEPAKCASLTIALSEEIKHLVKQVTPPRYKLVVNVTIGNKSKDETVDIVVTSQCLWDPHSDNFTSSQYVNETLYCVVLVHAVYFE is encoded by the exons ATGAATGCCAGGAAACCAAAAGACCCAAAGGCCTCAAAAGAAAGAGTGACAGGTGCTAAAAAAGTCACTTTCAAtgcagcaggaagagaagaaagggcTGCCTCTAAATCTAAGCCA TCCCCAGATGCTCCTGCTGCTGGCGGTTACTCACCTTCCAAGCTTCAGATGGGCGTAGAAACCACAAGAGCTTCAGAAGCCACAACTTCTGACCCAGCCACTGTCAGCCTGAGGGGCCTTCTAGCCGCCCAGAGACTCACTAAGGAATTTAAG AACCGAGCCACTATGAAAAACAAGTCAAGACTCCAGATCTCTCGTCACAAGCCCATCACCATCATCAGTGAGAAG ATTCCAGTCTCGTCTGCAATACCGAAAGAGAAATTCTCTTGTGGCAGAGCAGAAGAGCTGCTAAGGGAATATTTACCAACCAAACTCACCAACGTTACTTATGAGCCTGCAAAATGTGCCAGCCTCACTATTGCTTTAAGTGAAGAAATAAAACACTTGGTCAAGCAAGTCACTCCTCCTCGGTATAAGTTAGTTGTCAACGTCACCATtggaaacaaaagcaaagatGAGACTGTGGATATAGTGGTGACTAGCCAGTGTCTGTGGGACCCTCATTCAGATAATTTCACATCCTCCCAGTATGTGAATGAGACACTTTATTGTGTTGTTTTGGTTCATGCTGTTTATTTCGAGTAA
- the LOC102947831 gene encoding NADH-cytochrome b5 reductase-like isoform X3 has translation MVNGLEVQRAYTPVSPVNAEGYFEVLIKCYEAGLMSQYVKSWIEGDTVFWRGPFGGFPYSPNQYGELLMLASGTGIAPMLPILQYITENEDDETFITLVGCFQTFENIYLKPLLQDQSRYWNVRTRYVLSQESSLEKLPWSYQENTHTGRITENLIKKMINSCRRKPFVLICGSVAFNEDMTRCLKAIGLKEDSYFVF, from the exons ATGGTGAATGGTTTGGAGGTTCAGAGAGCTTATACTCCAGTTAGCCCTGTAAATGCTGAAGGATACTTTGAAGTTTTAATAAAA tgctaTGAGGCTGGGCTAATGTCACAATATGTAAAATCCTGGATTGAAGGAGATACAGTCTTTTGGCGAGGGCCATTTGGAGGCTTCCCATATAGCCCTAATCAG TATGGAGAACTTCTTATGCTTGCCTCTGGTACTGGCATAGCACCAATGCTCCCCATCCTCCAGTACATAACAGAAAATGAAGATGATGAAACCTTTATAACCCTGGTTGGTTGCTTCcagacttttgaaaatatttacttgaAACCTCTTCTCCAAGATCAGTCTCGATACTGGAACGTCAGAACGCGTTACGTCCTTAGCCAG GAATCTTCCCTGGAAAAACTTCCTTGGAGCTatcaagaaaacacacacactggcCGTATAACTGAGAACTTGATTAAGAAAATGATAAATTCCTGTAGAAGAAAGCCATTTGTGCTGATTTGTGGCTCAGTAGCATTTAATGAAGATATGACTAGATGTTTGAAAGCCATAGGACTCAAAGAGGATTCCTATTTTGTATTTTAG
- the LOC102947831 gene encoding NADH-cytochrome b5 reductase-like isoform X1 — protein sequence MSESEDDWLSLMPTEPLPSQCCGSGCKPCVYDVYQKELAQWEEAKAKKDRSLLTKQKEESSNSELNPDTFTAFKISSVEQLTEDTCQYTFQLPGNSSLGLSLGQHIVLRGMVNGLEVQRAYTPVSPVNAEGYFEVLIKCYEAGLMSQYVKSWIEGDTVFWRGPFGGFPYSPNQYGELLMLASGTGIAPMLPILQYITENEDDETFITLVGCFQTFENIYLKPLLQDQSRYWNVRTRYVLSQESSLEKLPWSYQENTHTGRITENLIKKMINSCRRKPFVLICGSVAFNEDMTRCLKAIGLKEDSYFVF from the exons ATGAGTGAAAGTGAGGATGACTGGCTCTCTCTTATGCCTACTGAACCCTtgccatctcagtgctgtggcagtggctgcaaaccGTGTGTCTATGATGTGTATCAGAAGGAGCTAGCCCAGTGGGAAGAAGCCAAAGCAAAGAAAGACAGAAGCCTCCTGACCAAACAGAAGGAGGAG AGTAGTAATTCAGAATTAAATCCAGATACATTTACTGCATTCAAGATAAGCTCTGTGGAACAGCTAACAGAGGACACCTGCCAGTATACATTTCAGCTGCCAGGAAATAGCAGCCTGGGATTGAGTTTAGGACAACATATTGTGTTAAG agGGATGGTGAATGGTTTGGAGGTTCAGAGAGCTTATACTCCAGTTAGCCCTGTAAATGCTGAAGGATACTTTGAAGTTTTAATAAAA tgctaTGAGGCTGGGCTAATGTCACAATATGTAAAATCCTGGATTGAAGGAGATACAGTCTTTTGGCGAGGGCCATTTGGAGGCTTCCCATATAGCCCTAATCAG TATGGAGAACTTCTTATGCTTGCCTCTGGTACTGGCATAGCACCAATGCTCCCCATCCTCCAGTACATAACAGAAAATGAAGATGATGAAACCTTTATAACCCTGGTTGGTTGCTTCcagacttttgaaaatatttacttgaAACCTCTTCTCCAAGATCAGTCTCGATACTGGAACGTCAGAACGCGTTACGTCCTTAGCCAG GAATCTTCCCTGGAAAAACTTCCTTGGAGCTatcaagaaaacacacacactggcCGTATAACTGAGAACTTGATTAAGAAAATGATAAATTCCTGTAGAAGAAAGCCATTTGTGCTGATTTGTGGCTCAGTAGCATTTAATGAAGATATGACTAGATGTTTGAAAGCCATAGGACTCAAAGAGGATTCCTATTTTGTATTTTAG
- the LOC102947831 gene encoding NADH-cytochrome b5 reductase-like isoform X2, with protein sequence MSESEDDWLSLMPTEPLPSQCCGSGCKPCVYDVYQKELAQWEEAKAKKDRSLLTKQKEECYEAGLMSQYVKSWIEGDTVFWRGPFGGFPYSPNQYGELLMLASGTGIAPMLPILQYITENEDDETFITLVGCFQTFENIYLKPLLQDQSRYWNVRTRYVLSQESSLEKLPWSYQENTHTGRITENLIKKMINSCRRKPFVLICGSVAFNEDMTRCLKAIGLKEDSYFVF encoded by the exons ATGAGTGAAAGTGAGGATGACTGGCTCTCTCTTATGCCTACTGAACCCTtgccatctcagtgctgtggcagtggctgcaaaccGTGTGTCTATGATGTGTATCAGAAGGAGCTAGCCCAGTGGGAAGAAGCCAAAGCAAAGAAAGACAGAAGCCTCCTGACCAAACAGAAGGAGGAG tgctaTGAGGCTGGGCTAATGTCACAATATGTAAAATCCTGGATTGAAGGAGATACAGTCTTTTGGCGAGGGCCATTTGGAGGCTTCCCATATAGCCCTAATCAG TATGGAGAACTTCTTATGCTTGCCTCTGGTACTGGCATAGCACCAATGCTCCCCATCCTCCAGTACATAACAGAAAATGAAGATGATGAAACCTTTATAACCCTGGTTGGTTGCTTCcagacttttgaaaatatttacttgaAACCTCTTCTCCAAGATCAGTCTCGATACTGGAACGTCAGAACGCGTTACGTCCTTAGCCAG GAATCTTCCCTGGAAAAACTTCCTTGGAGCTatcaagaaaacacacacactggcCGTATAACTGAGAACTTGATTAAGAAAATGATAAATTCCTGTAGAAGAAAGCCATTTGTGCTGATTTGTGGCTCAGTAGCATTTAATGAAGATATGACTAGATGTTTGAAAGCCATAGGACTCAAAGAGGATTCCTATTTTGTATTTTAG